CCAGGCGCCCCTCGTCGGTGCCGGCGCGCGCATGGATGCAGTTGTGCATGCCCTCGTAGCCGTCCATCTCGGTGCCGCAAATCTGCGACGCCCGGTACAGGCCGAAGGTGGCGTGGAACAGGTGCAGCAGGCTGGCGTGGTAGGGATCGTGCGTGTTGTCGGCGTACAGCTTCCAGTTGGAATGCACGAACTGGCGGTGGTAACCCAGCACCTCGACCGGCCGGTTGAACATGCGCCGGTGGTAATCGGCCATGCGCGGGCCGAAGTAGTCCTCGACCGACGGCATGTCGTCACCAAAGCTGGCGAAGATGCAGTCGCCGAAGACCTGCACGTTCAGCTTGTGCAGGCCGTGCTGCTTCATGTCGAAGTCGGCCGGGTAACCGCCCTTGCCGCCCAGACCCTTGCGGAACGGCACGCCGATCAGGTCGCCTCGGCTGTCGTATGCCCACTGGTGGTAGACGCAGGTCAGGGTGTCGGTATTGCCGCGCAGGTCGCGGCATACCAGCGCGCCGCGGTGGGCGCAGCGGTTGACCAGAACGTGGAACTGGCCATCCGCGTCGCGGCTGACAATTACCGGCGTGTCGCCGACGAAGCTGGTCTTGTAGTCGCCGGCGGTGGGCAGTTCGGCTGTCAGAGCCACGTAGTTCCAGGTCCGGCCGCGGAAAA
This genomic stretch from Immundisolibacter sp. harbors:
- a CDS encoding Rieske 2Fe-2S domain-containing protein — protein: MNAPTTVPVTDLVWPQEGFTRVPYRVYQDPAIYALEQERIFRGRTWNYVALTAELPTAGDYKTSFVGDTPVIVSRDADGQFHVLVNRCAHRGALVCRDLRGNTDTLTCVYHQWAYDSRGDLIGVPFRKGLGGKGGYPADFDMKQHGLHKLNVQVFGDCIFASFGDDMPSVEDYFGPRMADYHRRMFNRPVEVLGYHRQFVHSNWKLYADNTHDPYHASLLHLFHATFGLYRASQICGTEMDGYEGMHNCIHARAGTDEGRL